The sequence GCTATATCTGTGATCAAACAAACGATCAGCGATACAGTGGGGAATGATTTGCAACTGCCGGTAGAAGTCACCGTAGATCCTGCTATACAATGGAATAGCAACAGACTGACCGAGACGGCGAAGGAAAAACTTCGTGGATTTGGCATAGCGGCACCGCCTGTACATCAGGGTGAAATAGAAGCCGATATGCTGCTGCATGTCACCTGTCCACACTGTGGAAGTGAAAATACATTCATGCGTTCTCCCTTCGGTGCGACCCTGTGCAGGGCCATGCATTTCTGTCGTCAATGTGGGATGATGTTCGAACAGTTTAAGCCCCTTACCTGATTTTTCCTCATATTTATTTACTTTCACGCTTCAAAAAGCAAGGGGCATGAAGATAGGCTTGTATTTTGGATCCTTTAATCCTATACATACCGGTCATATGATCATCGCGAATTTCGTGGCATATCATACGGATCTGGACAAAGTGTGGCTGGTCGTTTCTCCACAAAATCCATTAAAAGCATCGGCATCATTACTCAATGAACATAACCGTTTTCACCTGGTAGAACTGGCCATACAGGATGAGCCTAAGCTCAGGGCCAGTAACATAGAGTTCTCGTTACCTAGACCATCATTTACTGTTGATACATTAGCTTACCTGACTGAGAAGTTTCCGACACAAGAGTTTGTGATCATCATGGGGAGTGACAGTTTTCAGAACATTTCCCGCTGGCGCAACTATCAGCACATAGTGAGGAACTATCCGATCTATGTGTACAAACGGCCCGGGCATGAGGTGACAGAGACACATGGCGCCACAGTAAAAATACTGGAAGCGCCTATGCTGGATATATCAGCAACTGATATAAGGAATTGGATAAAAGAAGGAAAATCAATTCGATACATGGTACCTGACAATGTAGTGGCATATATTACAACCAATAACTACTACAAGTAATTACTTTTCTATCCTTACTTCCCGCTTCTTTACGAGGAATTCATTTGAATAGATCTCCAGCAGCAGGATGAACATAGATATCAACAGTGGTCCGAAGATCAGTCCTATAAACCCGAAGAGGTTCACGCCAACCAGCACACCGAATATGGTAATCATAGGGTGTACATCACCAATCTTTTTAGCCAGTACAAATCTGAAGATATTATCTGACGTACCTACTACGGCAAATCCGTAGACGAGTACGGCAATTCCCTGCCAGGTACTGCCTATGCCCAGGAGGTATATGCCCATGGGAACATATACGGCAGCGGCACCTACTACAGGCAGCATAGAAGTACAACAGGTGACAGCAAACCAAAATATTGGTTCGGGTACTTGGAAAATAAGGTAGCCGATCAGGGAGACGATACCCTGTATGATAGCAATGAGGGGAATTCCCACCGCATTGGCAATCACCAGTTTGCGGAATTCTGAGCCCAATCTTAGTACGTTTTCATCTTTCAGCGGAATATATTCGTAGAGGTAAGCTTCCATTTCCCTGCCGGATACCAACATGAAATATAAAATAAAATAGAGGATAGCGATAGTGGTAAGCGTGTTGAAGGTGGCGCCCACCAGGCGGGGGAGAACAGCGGTCAAATAGCCCTGCAATTGTTCCAGTTTTACCTGTGAGAGCACATCTATTTTAGTAGCACCATGTATTCGTTCATTGAGCGATTTGAGACCAGCGATGAGTTCTGATGTGTGTGCAATGGCGTAGCTTACTTTGTCAGTGAGCATGTTGATCATCAGCCCTACTGGCAGTAGAAAGATAATGAAGGAAAGGATCATTAACATGGCAGCGGCCAGCGGTTTTTTCCAGTGGCGCTTTTCTACCAGTCTGAACATGTAATTGCGGGATATCACATAGAGTGTGATTGCGCCAAGGAAACCGGGGAAAAATGAATACAGCTCCATGAAGAGGAGGGAAGCCAGCAAAACGATGATAAGCAGGAAACAGATCTGTTTCAGGCGTTCGTTGTCAATGACGCTCATAAGGTTGATAAGTTAATGTAATAGAATGTGATACAAAAAGAATACCGTTCGCGGCCTTTTTGTTCATTTTAGATACATGTAGTTTTAGCAATGGCCTTTGGCCTTTGCTAAAACTACATGCGGGTGGTTGATAGGTCAATGGCCGATCAACCACCCCGCAGTATTATTTTTTTAACATGTATTTTTCCTTAATTTTTAATTCTTGGAATAGTGTTTGTACCTGTCATATTCCAAATATGTTAATCTAATTACTCACCTTAAAAACCAAAAATTATGGCAAGCAACGGATCAAAAGCAGTTGTATCATTCATTGTTGGCGCAGCAGTAGGTGTTGCGGTAGGTTATTTCCTGAATTCTGACAAGAAAGATGAAATTGTAGACAAGCTGAAATATCAGGCAGACAAACTGAAAGATAAACTGAAGAAGAAAAAGGAGCAATATGAGGATGCCCTTGAAAATGAGCTGGCTTAATCCCTTATTGCACTAAAATCATTTGCATGGAAGATAATTTCAGCAACTATTTTAACCAGACCGGCAAGGTTGCCAAAGAATATCTGGAAACCCGTCTGGACCTCATTAAGCTCCAGGCAGCAGGAAAGCTATCAAGGGCCCTCGGGCTCTTTTTCTCTTTGATACTGGCTTTCCTGCTGTTCTTTTTTGTTGTCGTATTTCTTGGAATGGTACTCGGCTTCTGGATAGGAGAAATGACCAATAGTTATACAATTGGATTTTCTTGTTCCGCAGGGCTTTTTATCTTTTTACTCCTGATCCTCTTATGGTTTCGCGTGCCGCTTATTCAGCGCCCGCTATCCAATATGCTGATCAAAGAATTAGTGAGTGAAATGGAGATGGAAACCAAGGAAGAGGTAGAACTGGAAAAGGAATTGGACAAAATGGAGGAGGAAGATGAATATCATGAGCAGTTATAATTTAACCATCATGAAAAAATAATTACACATGCCCAAGGTGAAGATCACCAACTCAACCACACTACAAAGTGAGATCCTGAGATTAAAGAGAAAATCCCGTGCGCTGGAAAATGAGCTGGGAGACCGCGTTGATTATTTCAAAGGCAATTATGGCAAGATGGCCCTCAATTCTGTCATACCCGGCAGTGCGAAGCATTCGGGTTGGATGGGTATTGCAGGCAAGGTAGCGAAAGTAGCCTGGCAAAGTAGCAATGCCAAATCATTCGCTACCAAT is a genomic window of Chitinophaga sp. LS1 containing:
- the paaD gene encoding 1,2-phenylacetyl-CoA epoxidase subunit PaaD, whose translation is MIKIIYKSLEKVMDPEIPVLNVLEMGMITDVQQDETGIHIKMIPTFSACPAISVIKQTISDTVGNDLQLPVEVTVDPAIQWNSNRLTETAKEKLRGFGIAAPPVHQGEIEADMLLHVTCPHCGSENTFMRSPFGATLCRAMHFCRQCGMMFEQFKPLT
- the nadD gene encoding nicotinate (nicotinamide) nucleotide adenylyltransferase; translated protein: MKIGLYFGSFNPIHTGHMIIANFVAYHTDLDKVWLVVSPQNPLKASASLLNEHNRFHLVELAIQDEPKLRASNIEFSLPRPSFTVDTLAYLTEKFPTQEFVIIMGSDSFQNISRWRNYQHIVRNYPIYVYKRPGHEVTETHGATVKILEAPMLDISATDIRNWIKEGKSIRYMVPDNVVAYITTNNYYK
- a CDS encoding AI-2E family transporter, yielding MSVIDNERLKQICFLLIIVLLASLLFMELYSFFPGFLGAITLYVISRNYMFRLVEKRHWKKPLAAAMLMILSFIIFLLPVGLMINMLTDKVSYAIAHTSELIAGLKSLNERIHGATKIDVLSQVKLEQLQGYLTAVLPRLVGATFNTLTTIAILYFILYFMLVSGREMEAYLYEYIPLKDENVLRLGSEFRKLVIANAVGIPLIAIIQGIVSLIGYLIFQVPEPIFWFAVTCCTSMLPVVGAAAVYVPMGIYLLGIGSTWQGIAVLVYGFAVVGTSDNIFRFVLAKKIGDVHPMITIFGVLVGVNLFGFIGLIFGPLLISMFILLLEIYSNEFLVKKREVRIEK
- a CDS encoding YtxH domain-containing protein, which codes for MASNGSKAVVSFIVGAAVGVAVGYFLNSDKKDEIVDKLKYQADKLKDKLKKKKEQYEDALENELA